Genomic window (Saccharothrix australiensis):
CACACCTTGTTCGCGTCGCCCTGCGCCATCTGCGGCAGCGTCTGCAGGTACTGGTAGGCCAGCACCTCCGGCGTCGGCTTGCCCGCCTTGATCGCCGCGAACACCTTCTCGATCGCCTTCGCCTGGCCCTGCGCCTGCAGGTAGCGGGCCGCCCGCTCGCCCTGCGCGCGCAGGATGCGGGACTGCCGCTCGGCCTCCGCCGCCAGGATCGCCGCCTGCTTGGCGCCCTCCGCCGCGAGGATCTGGCCCTGCTTCTGGCCCTCGGCGGTCTTGATCGCCGACTCGCGCTGGCCCTCGGCGTTGAGGATCATGGCGCGCTTCTCCCGGTCTGCGCGCATCTGCTTCTCCATCGAGTCCTGGATCGACGGCGGCGGGTCGATCGCCTTGAGCTCGACCCGCGCCACGCGGATGCCCCACCGGCCGGTCGCCTCGTCCAGCACGCCCCGCAGCTGGTTGTTGATCTGGTCGCGGGAGGTCAGCGTCTCCTCCAGGCTCATCCCGCCGACCAGGTTGCGCAGCGTCGTGGTCGCCAACTGCTCGACACCGACGATGTAGTTGGAGATCTCGTACACCGCCGCCCGCGGATCGGTCACCTGGAAGTACACGACGGTGTCGATCGACACCGTCAGGTTGTCCTGGGTGATCACCGGCTGCGGCGGGAACGACACCACCTGCTCGCGCAGGTCGATCCGGGCCCGCACCCGGTCGAAGAACGGCACCAGGATGTTCAGCCCCGGCGCGGCCGTCGTGCGGTAGCGGCCCAGCCGCTCGATCACCGCGGCCGTCGCCTGCGGGATCACCAGCACCGACTTGACCGCGACGATCAGCGCGAACAACACCAGGACCGCGACGACGATCAGCGTGGTGGTCAACTCTTCCGTCCCTTCACCACATCAGGACCCGGACAACACCACGGCGGTCGCGCCCGAGATCTCCACAACTGTCACTTCCGCACCGGGTTCGATGACCCGGTGGTCGATCGACCGCGCCGACCACACCTCGCCCCCGATCCGCACCCTGCCGCCATGGCCGTCCACAGTGGACACCACGACGGCGGTGCTGCCCGGCAGCGCGTCCACGCCCGACCGGTGCCCCTGCCCGGAGGTCAGCCGCCGCTTCAACGCCGGCCGCGCGCCCGCCACCAGGCCCAGCGCCAGCACCGCGAACACCACCGCGCCGACCACCGCGCCCGCGCCCAACGCCGACGCGCCGGCCGCGCCCAACGCCGCCAACCCCAGCATCACGAGCACGAAATCGCCCGACAGCACCTCCGCCGCCACCAGGGCGACACCGAGGACCAACCAGATCAACGCGGCCACCCGGCCATCCTCGCACCAAAGCGGCCCCGGCAGAGCCGGTTCAGCCCGAACCGGGCTCGGTGACGAAGTCGATCAGCCGCTCCACCGCGCCGATCAGCGGCGTCTCCAGGTCCCGGAACCCCCGCACCCCGGCCAGCACCCGCCGCCAGCCCTCCCACGGCTCGCCCCAGCCCAGCGCCGCGCACACGCCGTCCTTCCACGGCACCCCGCGCGGCACCTCCGGCCACGCCGCGATGCCCACCGACGCCGGCTTCACCGCCTGCCACACGTCCACGTACGGGTGGCCGGTGACCAGCACGTGCTCGTCGCGCACGGCCGCCACCAGCCGCGACTCCTTGCTGCCCGCCACCAGGTGGTCGACCAGCACGCCCAGCCTGCGGTGCGGGGCGGTGCCGAACTCCGCGACGCGGTCGGCCAGCACGTCCACGCCGTCCAACGGCTCCACCACCACGCCCTCGACCCGCAGGTCGTGGCCCCACACCCGCTCCACCAGCTCGGCGTCGTGCACGCCCTCGACCCAGATGCGGCTGTCCCTGGCCGTGCGGGCCCGCAGCCCCTCGACCCGCACCGACCCCGACGCCGACCGCGCCGGACCCCGGGCGGGCGCGGCCGGCCGCACCAGCGTCACCGGCCGGCCCTCCACCAGGAACCCGGCCGGCCGCAACGGGAACAGCCGCTCCCGCCCGTGCCGGTCCTCCAGCACCACCCCGCCGGGCTCGAACCGCACCACCGCGCCGCAGAACCCCGACGCGGGGTCCTCCGCCACCAGACCGGGCCCGGCCGCCACCTCGGGTACCGCGCGCCGCCGCCGACCCGCCAACACGTCCCGGCCGTAGTCCTGTGATCGCACGACCGCCGACGTTAGCCGCTCACCCGGGCGGGCGACCGGCAGGCGCGCCGCGACGGGCGCGGATCACACCGGCCGAGGGCGTCGACCGGTGACCCCGAACGGCCGCGCCCCGAGCGGCGGACGACCAGCGGCGGACGACCAGCGCCGCGTCAGAACGCCGGCCACGGTATCGCCGGCCAGTCGTCCGACGGCTCGGGGTACACCCCGGCCGCCAGCAACTTGTCCACCCGCTCCGCCAGCGCACGCACCTCGGCGCGCGTCAGGTGCTCGTGCA
Coding sequences:
- a CDS encoding SPFH domain-containing protein, with translation MTTTLIVVAVLVLFALIVAVKSVLVIPQATAAVIERLGRYRTTAAPGLNILVPFFDRVRARIDLREQVVSFPPQPVITQDNLTVSIDTVVYFQVTDPRAAVYEISNYIVGVEQLATTTLRNLVGGMSLEETLTSRDQINNQLRGVLDEATGRWGIRVARVELKAIDPPPSIQDSMEKQMRADREKRAMILNAEGQRESAIKTAEGQKQGQILAAEGAKQAAILAAEAERQSRILRAQGERAARYLQAQGQAKAIEKVFAAIKAGKPTPEVLAYQYLQTLPQMAQGDANKVWLVPSDYGKALEGFARMLGAPGEDGVFRYEPPADEPPRSTPEEDDESVADWFDTAPDPAVAEAVRAAEAVARKEVPGPLASPSPQALSDAGERAQLTGAAPGAGPLAQAGSEPSEQGGSGASPAPGR
- a CDS encoding NfeD family protein, translating into MAALIWLVLGVALVAAEVLSGDFVLVMLGLAALGAAGASALGAGAVVGAVVFAVLALGLVAGARPALKRRLTSGQGHRSGVDALPGSTAVVVSTVDGHGGRVRIGGEVWSARSIDHRVIEPGAEVTVVEISGATAVVLSGS
- a CDS encoding DUF3097 domain-containing protein, whose translation is MRSQDYGRDVLAGRRRRAVPEVAAGPGLVAEDPASGFCGAVVRFEPGGVVLEDRHGRERLFPLRPAGFLVEGRPVTLVRPAAPARGPARSASGSVRVEGLRARTARDSRIWVEGVHDAELVERVWGHDLRVEGVVVEPLDGVDVLADRVAEFGTAPHRRLGVLVDHLVAGSKESRLVAAVRDEHVLVTGHPYVDVWQAVKPASVGIAAWPEVPRGVPWKDGVCAALGWGEPWEGWRRVLAGVRGFRDLETPLIGAVERLIDFVTEPGSG